Proteins encoded within one genomic window of Humulus lupulus chromosome 1, drHumLupu1.1, whole genome shotgun sequence:
- the LOC133806250 gene encoding uncharacterized protein LOC133806250, producing MADCSDSPPSPSPTSPMNIDGSDRDSVLSNSEWLTQREVIERRARRVKQLARLYRHHYWALVGDLKAKHREYYWTYGKSPFKEDEPLPPNGADGTGENGKPGLASSTGIGDDIKRCQMAGCKNRPMALTKFCHTHILSDPQQKLYKGCTYVIKSMQSGPLLCCKPILRSTVPSLCPTHFQKGEKCLLRDLRKAGLNISSLNNLAPKLHVIVAEFVNQIQSKRRALRKACVAKVEPK from the exons ATGGCGGACTGCTCCGACTCTCCTCCCTCTCCTTCTCCCACTTCTCCCATGAATATCGACGGCTCCGACCGCGACTCCGTCCTCTCCAACTCGGAATGGCTCACTCAGCGGGAGGTAATCGAACGCCGTGCCCGACGAGTCAAGCAACTCGCTCGTCTTTACAGGCACCATTACTGGGCTTTGGTGGGGGACCTCAAGGCCAAGCACAGAGAATACTACTGGACCTACGGTAAGAGTCCCTTCAAGGAAGACGAGCCCCTCCCTCCCAACGGTGCGGACGGAACCGGAGAGAACGGGAAGCCAGGGTTGGCTTCCTCCACCGGAATTGGGGATGACATTAAAAGGTGCCAAATGGCTGGCTGTAAGAACAGGCCCATGGCCTTGACGAAGTTTTGCCATACCCATATACTCTCTGATCCCCAACAAAAGCTCTATAAGGGTTGCACATATGTCATCAAGAG TATGCAGTCAGGGCCTCTGCTGTGTTGTAAACCAATACTGAGATCCACAGTTCCTTCTCTCTGCCCAACTCATTTTCAGAAGGGTGAAAAATGCCTCCTACGGGACCTAAGAAAGGCAGGTCTGAATATCTCTTCATTAAATAACCTTGCTCCAAAACTCCATGTCATAGTTGCCGAATTCGTAAACCAAATCCAATCCAAAAGGAGAGCTTTACGAAAGGCTTGTGTAGCTAAGGTCGAGCCAAAGTAG